In Phaseolus vulgaris cultivar G19833 chromosome 10, P. vulgaris v2.0, whole genome shotgun sequence, a single genomic region encodes these proteins:
- the LOC137815662 gene encoding uncharacterized protein translates to MTRTKITPNPPPSSRNPPSQAHDPPQARGASSSQAERPASSRPTQAQAAPPVTGGAPVPPPNFKTLYPWANLTLLRETSSVNTAGAVLRLTKGDEPNQTFHKEHDEKMIVLPCPPDLPVCVDDKASADGPFCFVYTTPFKKVKLKFPFTRFERELLTELNVAATQLHPNSWAFIQAFQVIHEEEEEDDEATEDGLVTKRKRAAPSSPPAPPPLPTSTPPSTPAPPPSSPPTQAPASPVQAIPLATAPPAVEAQEPNFMEDPPSASTPYVSAGGGPPSNASAAEVEPIGDEDQETNEQLKKQVEELEQQNKGLKEQTEKQIEELQKQIGDFKLNSAQILAAGFEAAREQFACLFPDLDLSMVSLNNEVVDGKVVPAED, encoded by the exons atgactcgcacaaagatcaccccgaatcctcccccttcatcacgaaaccccccttcacaagcacacgacccaccacaaGCTCGtggtgcttcatcttcccaggctgagaggcctgcgtcttcccgccccACTCAGGCCCAGGCTgctccgcctgtcaccggaggagcccccgttcccccaCCAAACTTCAAAaccctgtatccctgggccaacttgACCCTCTTGAGGGAGACATCTTCTGttaacactgctggggcagttttgcggctgacaaagggggatgagccCAACCAGacgtttcataaggagcacgatgagaaaatgatagtgctaccttgcccccccgatctgcccgtttgcgTTGATGATAAGGCGagtgctgacgggcccttctgcttcgtttacacaaccccattcaagaaggtgaagctcaagttccctttcactcgtttcgaaagggagctcctcaccgagctcaacgtCGCCGCcacccagctccatcccaatagctgggcgtTTATCCAAGCGtttcaa gtcatccacgaggaggaagaagaggacgacgaggccactgaagatggtcttgtcacgaagaggaagagggcggcaccttcttcaccacctgcaccaccccctcttcccacaTCAACGCCACCATctacacctgctcctcctccatcatcgccacctaCACAAGCTCCCGCTTCCCCTGTCCAAGCAatcccactggccactgcgccacctgcagtggaggcccaagagccaaacttcatggaggaccccccgagtgCCTCCACaccatatgtatcagctggagggggtcccccttcaaacgcctcagctgcagaggttgaaccaatcggggatgag gatcaagagaccaatgaacaactcaagaaacaggtcgaagagctggagcaacagaataagggGCTGAAAGAACAAACCGAGAAAcagattgaggaacttcagaagcaaattgGAGACTTCAAACTGaattctgcccaaattctggccgccggattcgaagctgcgcgggaacaatttgcttgcctgttccccgacctggatctcagcatggtgtcgctgaacaatgaagtggtggatggaaaagtggtgcccgccgaagactAA